AACAGGAATGAGCGTTTTATAGTTTGAATCCTCAGAAGCCACGGACATGTCACAGACAACCTTGTACAAAAACCTGCTGAATCAAACCAAAATAAAGTGCAATACGAGTCACCTGACTGCAAATGAAAGAGATGCATTTGCACAATACTAGTGATAATTTGTTGCATGCACGCATAAgatcagaaatacattttacgtAACCATGGCGTACCATTTGTCCATAGATGCGCTCAGTGTCTGTGGATCTAAACAATGATTCATCGCTTCTTATTGACATTCCTGATGCTCTCTGTGAAAGGGACAAAGTCAAGTTCACTGTCCAtacaaaggtaaaaaaaaacaccaacataCTCCTGAAAATATTCTCTGAGGGTTCTTGCCAATATGTTGACAATATAAAATCTATTCCTAGACCACCCTTAGTTCTTTCCAGAAGCCAGAGTTCTCCGTGCCCAGGCAGCATGAAGACTTCATCTGGCTGCACGATACTCTGGTTGAAACAGAGGATTATGCTGGACTAATAGTGAGTCGGATTAGAAGTTGCAACATCACTAGATGTCCTTGGCTCAAGCATATTCTGTTTAAGCTAAAAACATTATCAATTTAAAATTAATGCATAACCTATAATTTATACTGTAATGAATTTAAGTCATGCGCAGGTATTTGTTGCTTTGTCACTTACAGATTCCTCCAGTGCCCCCAAAGCCAGACTTTGAAAGCCCAAGAGAGAAGATGCACAAACTGGGCGACGGCGAAGCGACCATGACCAAGGACGAGTACACTAAAATGAAGCAAGAGTTGGAGGCGTGAGTGCGACCGGGTGGATTGTGGTGTATCTTTGGACAGCGTCATGTTAATCCTTTGTAAATACTGTGAGAAATTTGTCATCCTCCAAAATGTGTTCAATACTGTGTCTGTTAACTGTGTATTTGTTATGCCCTCTTCTTCTCAGGGAGTATCTGGCCGTGTTCAAGAAAACCGTGCAAGTGCATGAAATCTTCCTGCAGAGATTGTCCTCTCACCCAATTTTAAGCAAAGACAGAAACTTCCAGATTTTCTTAGAGTATGATCAGGATGTGAGTTCCTCTTAATGCTGACTTCCTTTCCTGAGTTTTCATTTGGAAAGAGAGGAAGTAGAGTTTACTGGAGACTTGTGTCACATGCCGCACATCCTGCTTTGTTCAGCAGTTATGCTAATCTATGTAGCCATTGTCAACGGCCACGGTCGCTACCAATATAAGGAAATATGTTCGACATGCTCAGATAATGGGACGATGAAATAGCAAAGGCTGCAATTGTCTATAGACCATATATAGAATGATATAGAAATACAATGACGTTTGTACAGGTTCAAATATCCCTTAGTTCAAACAGTAGTTCTTAACTTTAACACTTAATTCCAGATTCTTCTCATAGATTCaatgtgtttcttcttctctcaacTTCAGCTCAGTGTGAGAAGAAAGAATGCCAAGGAAATGTTTGGAGGATTCTTTAAGAACATGGTGAAGTCCGCTGATGAGGTCCTCATCTCTGGAATAAAGGTGGGATTTCATGCCGGACCGTTGTGCAAGCAACGGCGTAGTCATTTCCTAAATTACCCTTTGTCTTTGCTTGTTTTCGACACAGGAAGTGGATGATTTCTTTGAGCAGGAGAAGACTTTCCTGCTCGACTATTACGGCAAAATAAAGGATTCCACTGCCAAAGCAGAGAAGAtgacacgcgcacacaaaaGTATGTGAGGATTTGTTTTAGTGGAATGGAGTAAATAAAGTACCGGAATGTGCTTAGTTTTGATTGCTGGGTTTTGTTCCTGCAGATATTGCAGATGATTACATTCTTGTCTCTACCGCTCTGAGCAGTCTCTCTGCTGATGATAGTACAGCAAATAAGAAGTGAGTGCCATATATGCTTTCATGATTTTACGTAGAGTCGATATAACTGATACAactcattccttttttttctcaggGACATGGAGAAGTTGTCGGACCTGTTTGAGAAGCTCAGAGTAAGCAGAACTTCACTAACCAACAAACCGAGACAcctttgtaaatatttgtccTGTTTTAAAAAGGCCTTTCGCTACTGTgcatctttgtgtttcttcagaAAGTGGAGGGAAGAGTAGCATCTGACCAGGAGCTGAAACTTACTGAACTGCTGAGATATTACATGAGAGATATACAGGCTGCCAAGGTGGGGCATGTTCATCTGCTGCATTTATACGAGATGGATCGGTTTATcttcctgctgtttgtgtgtcaaagatacgagagagaaacacacacgtCAGGTTTCTCTAACTGTTATTGCTCCTTATAATAATTCTCAACTTTActtataaagcactttaaaacaaccgTAGCTGACAAAAAGTGCAGTACATGTGCAAATTAGAACATAAATGAGTGGAACATTAGAGcaatagataaaaataaataagtatagAACAAATAAAGAATGGACCTAAGGCCCACATTGTTACGCCGCTTCCAATGCCAGTGAATGAAAGTTGGTTTTCAGTCTCTTTTTAATGGCGGTCAGTAAATTAAGATTTAGGGGATGAAGAAGAGAAAGCCTTTTATGAAAAGAAAGCAATATTCATTAATCAGAGTAGAAAGCAGCCTTGGTTCAGGTATTATGTTAGATATGTTCACATTTGTTGGTTGGCTCTGATTGATATAGCTTCAAAGTGGGTTTCAAAGCTTCAGTGATTATTACCCACAGTAACATGACTGAATCACAAACAAAATTTTCTGCAGTGATGCAACTGTGCATATAGGGGCAtctaaaagaataataatttagataactagaaaagcactgggagcgcagacctccgccaagcagctcaccccccctattagatttacaccgtccacatggtgatctggatttttatcaaaaggttctaaattgttcttggtatctttatacaccaaccaggaaaagtaaaagtgaatcagagttgatgtgtatttgtaactgatttttgactccgtaaatggagttttctatgttaa
Above is a window of Brachionichthys hirsutus isolate HB-005 chromosome 7, CSIRO-AGI_Bhir_v1, whole genome shotgun sequence DNA encoding:
- the snx5 gene encoding sorting nexin-5; amino-acid sequence: MTSTIDDSNKEKMRSVSVDLNNDSSLLIDIPDALCERDKVKFTVHTKTTLSSFQKPEFSVPRQHEDFIWLHDTLVETEDYAGLIIPPVPPKPDFESPREKMHKLGDGEATMTKDEYTKMKQELEAEYLAVFKKTVQVHEIFLQRLSSHPILSKDRNFQIFLEYDQDLSVRRKNAKEMFGGFFKNMVKSADEVLISGIKEVDDFFEQEKTFLLDYYGKIKDSTAKAEKMTRAHKNIADDYILVSTALSSLSADDSTANKKDMEKLSDLFEKLRKVEGRVASDQELKLTELLRYYMRDIQAAKDLLYRRARALADFENSNKALDKARLKSKDIPHAEEHQRQCLQKFDKLSESGKKELTGFKGRRVVAFRKNLIEMAELEIKHAKNNATLMQGCIDMLKSN